The genomic stretch TGCTGACCAGCGTCATGGTATCTTCCTCGGCCAGCAACCCAAGCATGGATAACACGCCGGTTCGATCCAATGAGTACTCGGCAATGGCCGCAACACTGGTCAAACCAACAGCAATCAATAACCACGTGATCACTGAACGCAGATGCTCCCGCGTGGTGATCGCATTGGCCAGATACACAAACAACGCGGTGAAATAGGCCAAATTGATCAACGCAAACAGGCCGAAGCGCGGCGCTGTTGACACAAACAGTGAGCACAGCGACATCGCCCACAAGCCGAGGATCGGCCAGCCTAGTCCTCCAAAGAGTCGTCCTCGCGATTGGTATGTGCCGATGCCTTCGATGAACCACCAACCGATCAACAGCACTGTGCACAAGCCCGTGAGCGAAACGGGGATGCCCATCGGATCAACGATGTGCGGTTGGCTCCACAGATGGACGTCCATGTTGACGCCAAAGCTGAGCATCAAACCGATTTCCAGGAATCGGCGCGGCGAGGGCATCAACAGCGCAGCCGCCGGCAACAACAATCCGCCAAGGATCAATAAACCGATCCGCGTCGGCAATCCGCCCACCATCAACACGCCTGTCCCAACGCCAACGGCGACGATCACTGGTAGCCCAATGCCCCGCAGCCGCTCGAGCTTATCAGCGGCCATGAGCCACGCGCGATGGGTTTGCGTTTTCACCATGCGACTCATCAGCAAGTCCGTTGAACACTCATCGTTGAAGGCCGCGCCAACTATAGCGAGTCAGCCGCGCGCGCTGGCTCAACCAGCTTTGATGGATTGCTGGCGACCGACCGCTCTCAACTGCCGGCGCACAACTCGTCGCCGTCGCCGCCGGTTGTAGCCGACGAATTGCCGCCAGCAATCCGACAGCCAACCAAAACCAGCGATACATACCGGAGCCGAGCGGACCAAGCTCTTTCATGCCCACTAACAAAAATCCTATCAACCCCACCAGCAAGCCTACGGCCGTGGCGCGCAGAAAGGCGTCTTCAACGCGCGTCGCTTGCCAGCCGATCCACAGAGCCATCATGCAGGTCAGCAGAAAACAGAGGCCGCCCAGGAGCCCGCCTTCCGCAGCGATATTCAGATAGATGTTGTGCACCGGCCAACGAAAATCTTTATGCGCATATTGGGGACCGCTGTCATACCGATCCATCACATTCTCGTAGTTGCCCAGCCCGACGCCAAACACCGGGTTGTCGCGAATCATCCGCCAAGCGACCTGGGCCATGATGATCCGACTATAAGCCGAGCCGCGATCATCTGCTGTCAATCGCGCCACGATGTTCCCGTAAAACGGCGCGGCCAGCAGCGCCATCAAGCAGGCGGCCAGAACGATTTGCTTGAGCGTCTTCCGTGTCAAGATATTGATGCGCGACAAACTCATGATTGGAATCATCACCACAAGGGTGACGGCAAAAGCGAGCCAGCCGCCCCGCGAATAGGTCACGACCAGCGCGACCAGACCGATACCAAATCCCGACGCCATCAGCCACGTCGGATACCCGGCGGGAGGGCTCAACAGATACGCCAACAGCAATGGCAGCATCTGCACTAACACAGTCGCCAATCCATTGGCGCTGCCCATCAATCCACCAACGCGCATCACGTCGGTATCTTCGATGGCCAGCCGTTTATCTTTGTCCACCATGCCCAACGCCATCAGCTCATCGGGCCGACCAAACACGGCTTGCATCAATGCCACGATGCTCGTGGTCACCACTGCAATCATCAGGCAGTTTACCAGGAGCCGCAGATGCTCGCGCGAGGTGATGTTATTGACCAGATAGGCGTACATCAGCGTGAAGTAGGCCATGTTGATCAGCGCATAGACGCCAAACCGCGGCTCAGATGAACCAATCACCGACCAGATGGACGTGGCCCACAGCCCTCCAATCAGCCAGCCCAACCCACCCCAGTGCACCGGAGACCGTTGATCCTCCATACGACTCGCAACCCACCACCCAACCAACCCACAGACAAGCAAGCCCGTCAATGAGACCGGCACGCCGGCTGGATCAACTTCATGCGTCGGATCATTACCCAGATGCACATCCAGCGTCAGGCCAAAACTCAACATCAATCCGATTTCCAGGAGTCGCCGCCGGTCAGAGACAAACAGCAACGCGGCTGGCAGCAGCAGTCCCACAATCACCAGCAATCCCCACTTCATTGGCAACCCGCCAATCATCAACACCAGAATGCCGATGCCAATGGCCATTATGGTGGGCAGGAGCCAGTGGCGTAACATGCTCATCTGCTCGCTGAGTGCCGAGTGGGAATTGAGCACACGGACCTTTGCTGCTGAACGAGTCGCCATACGTTTTTGCTACCGAAGATTTCAAATCAGAGACGCATTAAAGTCCCAGGCTCGCGTTGCCTGGCCGCCGACTCCATCAAATTACTCCATCAAATACCCCAAGTCTCCTTCAATCGCCGTCACATGCCAGGCGGCCACATCCTTCAATTGGCCTGGCTTGCTGCGCAGACGAACCGGATTGCTTTTCAGTCGTGTATAACCATGACGTCGCAACGCCTCACACCACGGCGCGTAACAGCCTACGGCGTTGATATGGGTCACTTGCTGGCCTTGCAAGAATTCTTCCGTCGCATTGAGCAAGCTGCTCCAAACGGATGGTGCCTCAATCCACGTCTCAGCTCCCAGCAGATTGGCCCAACGCCGCGAACCGCGCGCCATGATCAGCACCGATACGTGCCCAATCAACTGTTGTCCATCATACAAACCGAGCACATGCACGCTGCCTTCAGGGCACTGCTTGAACCACGCCAAGAACTGCGGATCGAGGGCATTTCGCATCACGGTGGTTGACGACTCTATTGGCTCAGGCGCCTTCGGCTCATCCATCTCACGCCATTGATAAACAGGCGTAGAGCGTCCGTGCCGATTACGCGCCATCGCCTGCACGCGCCCTGTCCAATATAGGCCGAGCTTGACAGCATTGTGCGCCATTGCACGGCCTGTCGGCGCGCTGCCCAGCAATCGCCACGGCTTCAACACCTTGATATACCGCTCCACCCGAAACCATTCCTTGTAGCCAAGCTTGGGGATGATGCGCTGGGTCTGCTCACCGCCGCCGATGACCATCACGAGGTCGCCCGCCGCGCCGATCTCCAGTATCAGCCGCACCGCCAATAACCCAGCTTTGCAGTCAGGATCAACAACCCAATTGGCTGGATTCACCACCCGAAGATAACGGCGCCCATCCGTGAATGGCGAAACAGTGCAGCCTATATGCCCGACAATTGAATGCGCGTCGGCAATCACCAACGCTCGCGGTCGTCCATCCGCAAGGCTCGGTGAGAAATACATCCACTCCATGATCTTTGCCCATTGAGCTGGCGAATGACTCTGAGGAAAAACTCTGACCATCAGCCGGCTCACGGCATCAAGATCAGCCGGCTGCATCGCGCGAATTGCAAATCCCATACAGTCTGACTACCCATCTTCATTGGCGCATGAGCGAGCGCCATCTTGGTGAGACCCAACGACCGATTCAACCAA from Blastocatellia bacterium encodes the following:
- a CDS encoding O-antigen ligase family protein, translating into MATRSAAKVRVLNSHSALSEQMSMLRHWLLPTIMAIGIGILVLMIGGLPMKWGLLVIVGLLLPAALLFVSDRRRLLEIGLMLSFGLTLDVHLGNDPTHEVDPAGVPVSLTGLLVCGLVGWWVASRMEDQRSPVHWGGLGWLIGGLWATSIWSVIGSSEPRFGVYALINMAYFTLMYAYLVNNITSREHLRLLVNCLMIAVVTTSIVALMQAVFGRPDELMALGMVDKDKRLAIEDTDVMRVGGLMGSANGLATVLVQMLPLLLAYLLSPPAGYPTWLMASGFGIGLVALVVTYSRGGWLAFAVTLVVMIPIMSLSRINILTRKTLKQIVLAACLMALLAAPFYGNIVARLTADDRGSAYSRIIMAQVAWRMIRDNPVFGVGLGNYENVMDRYDSGPQYAHKDFRWPVHNIYLNIAAEGGLLGGLCFLLTCMMALWIGWQATRVEDAFLRATAVGLLVGLIGFLLVGMKELGPLGSGMYRWFWLAVGLLAAIRRLQPAATATSCAPAVESGRSPAIHQSWLSQRARLTRYSWRGLQR